The following coding sequences lie in one Treponema sp. OMZ 790 genomic window:
- a CDS encoding IS5 family transposase, translated as MKQKGLFDEEDRLRVLSKLGDSLEKLNEKINWEIFRPLLKKALTKEPKGLGGRPAYDYVMMFKIIILQKLYNISDDQTEYQINDRLSFMRFLGLELKDKVPDAKTIWLFKEKLIEARVSKKLFEKFGKELARNNLIGKEGTIIDATIVEAPIQHNSKDENEQIKNGKIPEQWQEAKNKAKLSQKDCDARWTKKHKRSYYGYKDHIKVDKKSKLILKATVTAANVHDSKELKNLVEKEDERLYADSAYIGEEIDRILKAKGIEGQICERGARGKPLTKKQKISNRKKSKIRARVEHVFGFMTNSMKGIYVRTIGLARATFSIIMMNLTYNLCRYCYLKK; from the coding sequence ATGAAACAAAAAGGATTATTTGATGAAGAAGATCGTTTAAGAGTATTAAGCAAGTTAGGAGATAGTCTTGAAAAATTAAATGAAAAAATAAATTGGGAAATATTCAGACCGCTATTGAAAAAAGCATTAACCAAAGAGCCAAAAGGTTTAGGCGGAAGACCTGCATACGATTATGTAATGATGTTTAAAATAATAATCTTACAAAAATTATACAACATAAGTGATGATCAAACGGAATATCAAATAAACGATCGGCTATCCTTTATGAGATTTTTAGGATTGGAATTAAAAGATAAAGTACCCGATGCAAAAACAATATGGCTTTTTAAAGAAAAACTCATTGAAGCGAGAGTATCAAAAAAGTTATTTGAAAAGTTTGGAAAAGAATTAGCTAGAAATAACTTAATAGGAAAAGAGGGAACGATAATAGATGCGACAATAGTAGAAGCTCCGATACAGCATAACAGCAAAGATGAAAATGAACAAATCAAAAACGGAAAAATCCCTGAACAATGGCAAGAAGCAAAAAATAAGGCAAAATTATCACAAAAAGACTGTGATGCTAGGTGGACAAAGAAGCACAAACGTAGCTATTACGGTTATAAAGATCATATAAAAGTAGATAAAAAAAGTAAGCTTATATTGAAAGCGACGGTAACAGCAGCCAATGTTCATGATAGTAAAGAATTAAAAAATTTAGTTGAAAAGGAAGATGAAAGATTATACGCAGATAGTGCTTATATAGGAGAAGAAATAGACAGGATTTTAAAAGCGAAAGGAATAGAAGGGCAAATTTGTGAAAGAGGAGCAAGAGGAAAACCTCTTACTAAAAAACAAAAAATCAGTAACAGAAAAAAATCAAAAATACGGGCGAGAGTAGAACATGTATTTGGCTTTATGACAAACTCAATGAAAGGTATCTATGTAAGAACGATAGGATTAGCTCGTGCAACATTTTCGATAATAATGATGAACTTAACATACAACTTATGTCGATATTGCTATCTAAAGAAATAA
- a CDS encoding sister chromatid cohesion protein PDS5, with the protein MNEKEIMSELNNLTKQKEKWNTSIDNVVLILKSTNSKKIKAKSLWLLGEMGLQNSSQIQDHIQIIASFLNDKEPKLRERAVNALGRIGRANHLLVMPYWDNIMDMKNDESSDVRMCFIWACENIATNSPELYSNCMDIFLELINDKNDRVRIEAPEMFRVIGKRKPKYVEPYLDKLQWFADNDLHRVVRIHSAGAVRVTKKALEATKNIDE; encoded by the coding sequence ATGAATGAAAAAGAAATAATGTCAGAACTGAATAATTTGACTAAGCAAAAAGAAAAATGGAATACATCTATTGACAATGTAGTATTGATACTCAAAAGTACCAATTCTAAAAAAATAAAAGCAAAATCATTGTGGTTGCTTGGTGAAATGGGGCTACAGAATTCTTCACAAATACAAGACCATATACAAATAATAGCCAGTTTTCTAAATGATAAAGAGCCTAAATTAAGAGAAAGAGCTGTTAATGCTTTAGGAAGGATTGGAAGAGCTAACCATTTATTAGTAATGCCTTATTGGGATAATATAATGGATATGAAAAATGATGAATCATCGGATGTCAGAATGTGTTTTATATGGGCTTGTGAAAATATTGCAACAAATTCTCCTGAGTTATATAGCAATTGTATGGATATTTTTTTAGAGTTGATAAATGATAAAAATGACAGAGTTCGTATAGAAGCTCCTGAAATGTTTAGAGTTATAGGAAAACGAAAACCAAAATATGTAGAACCCTATTTGGACAAATTGCAATGGTTTGCTGATAATGATTTACATCGAGTTGTTCGTATTCATTCAGCAGGGGCTGTTCGAGTTACAAAAAAAGCATTGGAAGCAACTAAAAATATCGATGAATAA
- a CDS encoding bifunctional 2-polyprenyl-6-hydroxyphenol methylase/3-demethylubiquinol 3-O-methyltransferase UbiG, with protein sequence MSKRIEILNSFYDDIDEDSRLDRSRHGQLEYITTMNYIHRYAKAGAKILEIGAGTGRYSITLAKEGYKVTAVELVESNLEVLRKNGSGIKNIVSYQGDALNLDRFEDNKFDITLLFGPMYHLYDKKDVHKALDEAIRVTKKGGIILTAFLSVYAIMNNNYLKETLAAGIKMNFDDDYKVKHFEEQLFTGYDITEFEQLFESHKTKYLTTVAVDNILESAEGRTDFKMQDKDFELFVKYHLATCEKRELLGASSHLLYICKKED encoded by the coding sequence ATGAGCAAGAGAATTGAAATATTAAATTCTTTTTATGATGATATCGATGAAGACTCTAGGTTGGACAGAAGCCGTCATGGACAATTGGAGTATATCACTACAATGAACTATATTCACCGATATGCAAAAGCCGGAGCGAAGATATTGGAAATTGGAGCCGGTACAGGCAGATATTCCATTACCTTGGCAAAGGAAGGATATAAGGTAACGGCTGTTGAACTGGTAGAAAGCAATCTTGAGGTGCTGAGAAAAAACGGCAGCGGTATTAAAAATATCGTTTCTTATCAGGGGGATGCCTTAAATCTTGATAGATTTGAAGATAATAAATTTGACATTACATTATTATTCGGGCCGATGTATCATTTATATGATAAAAAAGATGTACACAAAGCATTGGATGAAGCAATTCGCGTTACAAAAAAAGGTGGAATAATTTTGACGGCTTTTCTTTCCGTATATGCCATTATGAACAACAATTACCTTAAAGAAACTCTTGCCGCAGGTATAAAGATGAACTTCGATGATGATTATAAAGTTAAACATTTTGAAGAACAGCTGTTTACAGGCTATGACATTACAGAATTTGAACAGCTTTTTGAATCTCATAAGACAAAGTATCTGACTACCGTTGCTGTAGACAATATTTTGGAATCGGCAGAAGGTAGAACCGATTTTAAAATGCAGGATAAAGACTTTGAGCTATTTGTGAAGTATCACTTAGCAACATGTGAAAAAAGGGAATTGCTTGGAGCTTCAAGTCATCTATTATATATATGCAAAAAAGAAGATTGA
- a CDS encoding IS5 family transposase yields the protein MKQKGLFDEEDRLRVLSKLGDSLEKLNEKINWEIFKPLLKKALTKEPKGLGGRPAYDYVLMFKIIILQKLYNISDDQTEYQINDRLSFMRFLGLELKDKVPDAKTIWLFKEKLIEARVSKKLFEKFGKELARNNLIGKEGTIIDATIVEAPIQHNSKDENEQIKNGKIPEQWQEKQNKAKLSQKDCDARWTKKHKRNYYGYKDHIKIDKKSKLILKATVTAANVHDSKELKNLVEKEDERLYADSAYIGEEIDRILKAKGIEEQICERGARGKPLTKKQKISNRKKSKIRARVEHVFGFMTNSMKGIYVRTIGLARATFSIIMMNLTYNLCRYCYLKK from the coding sequence ATGAAACAAAAAGGATTATTTGATGAAGAAGATCGTTTAAGAGTATTAAGCAAGTTAGGAGATAGTCTTGAAAAATTAAACGAAAAAATAAATTGGGAAATATTCAAACCACTATTAAAAAAAGCATTAACCAAAGAGCCAAAAGGTTTAGGCGGAAGACCTGCATACGATTATGTACTGATGTTTAAAATAATAATCTTACAAAAATTATACAACATAAGTGATGATCAAACGGAATATCAAATAAACGATCGGCTATCCTTTATGAGATTTTTAGGATTGGAATTAAAAGATAAAGTACCCGATGCAAAAACAATATGGCTTTTTAAAGAAAAACTCATTGAAGCGAGAGTATCAAAAAAGTTATTTGAAAAGTTTGGAAAAGAATTAGCTAGAAATAACTTAATAGGAAAAGAGGGAACGATAATAGATGCGACAATAGTAGAAGCTCCGATACAGCATAACAGCAAAGATGAAAATGAACAAATTAAAAACGGAAAAATCCCTGAACAATGGCAAGAAAAACAAAATAAGGCAAAATTATCGCAAAAAGACTGTGATGCGAGGTGGACAAAGAAGCATAAACGTAATTATTACGGTTATAAAGATCATATAAAAATAGATAAAAAAAGTAAGCTTATATTGAAAGCGACGGTAACAGCAGCCAATGTTCATGATAGTAAAGAATTAAAAAATTTAGTTGAAAAGGAAGATGAAAGATTATACGCAGATAGTGCTTATATAGGAGAAGAAATAGACAGGATTTTAAAAGCGAAAGGAATAGAAGAGCAAATTTGTGAAAGAGGAGCAAGAGGAAAACCTCTTACTAAAAAACAAAAAATCAGTAACAGAAAAAAATCAAAAATACGGGCGAGAGTAGAACATGTATTTGGCTTTATGACAAACTCAATGAAAGGTATCTATGTAAGAACGATAGGATTAGCTCGTGCAACATTTTCGATAATAATGATGAACTTAACATACAACTTATGTCGATATTGCTATCTAAAGAAATAA
- a CDS encoding toxin — protein sequence MIFDWNNEKNMMLKKDRNISFERIIIAIEQDSLLDILEHPNKEKYPNQLLLIVEIDRYVYVVPCVLENDICFLKTIFPSRKYTREYLERKGVENE from the coding sequence ATGATATTTGATTGGAATAATGAGAAGAATATGATGCTCAAAAAAGATAGAAATATATCTTTTGAGCGTATTATTATAGCGATTGAACAAGATAGTTTACTGGATATTTTGGAACATCCGAATAAAGAAAAATATCCAAATCAACTTTTGCTTATTGTTGAAATTGATAGATATGTATATGTAGTTCCTTGTGTACTTGAAAATGATATTTGTTTTTTGAAAACTATTTTTCCAAGTAGAAAATATACGAGAGAATATCTCGAAAGGAAAGGAGTAGAGAATGAATAG
- a CDS encoding DUF3575 domain-containing protein, whose protein sequence is MKRVTITFFMFIFFVSSISLYAVETERRFSIQTNPIYIIIDAIYPFLDKEKQTNYFTMNLEVQYSLSKQFFLSLNNIITYEKYLMSYYQDSSGRKFNKSFAQQFQYIAEPEFAYKLSGSYLQGSYVGAAPRIGFTHVSSSNINDTFLILGFGVISGYQWIIKQGFTIQLGAGIGRSWTIPVKKNVSVYDRRSEWRLFNLPFDIPLKIQIGYSF, encoded by the coding sequence ATGAAGCGGGTAACGATTACTTTCTTTATGTTTATTTTTTTCGTATCGTCTATTTCTCTGTATGCAGTAGAAACCGAAAGACGGTTTTCTATTCAAACAAATCCGATTTACATCATCATCGATGCAATTTATCCTTTTCTGGATAAAGAAAAGCAGACTAATTATTTTACAATGAATCTTGAAGTTCAATATTCGCTAAGTAAACAATTTTTCCTCTCACTGAATAATATCATCACATATGAAAAGTATTTAATGAGTTATTATCAAGATAGTAGTGGAAGAAAGTTTAACAAAAGCTTTGCACAGCAGTTTCAATATATAGCTGAACCGGAGTTTGCATATAAGCTGTCCGGCTCATATCTGCAGGGCTCCTATGTTGGTGCAGCTCCCAGAATAGGGTTCACACATGTCTCTTCAAGTAATATAAATGACACCTTCCTTATCTTGGGTTTTGGTGTTATTTCCGGTTACCAGTGGATAATAAAACAGGGGTTTACAATTCAATTAGGAGCCGGAATCGGCAGATCGTGGACTATTCCGGTCAAAAAGAATGTGAGTGTATATGACCGACGAAGTGAATGGCGTTTATTCAATCTTCCCTTTGATATACCTCTGAAAATACAAATTGGATATTCTTTTTAG